From a region of the Mycobacterium sp. SMC-8 genome:
- a CDS encoding peptidylprolyl isomerase: MTSPIQTATATLHTNRGDIKIALFGNHAPKTVSNFVGLSQGTKEYSTENASGGSSGPFYDGAVFHRVIDGFMIQGGDPTGTGRGGPGYQFADEFHPELQFDKPYLLAMANAGPGTNGSQFFITVTETPHLNRRHTIFGEVVDPESRKVVDAIATTATDRSDRPTDPVVIESVTIS; encoded by the coding sequence GTGACGAGTCCCATTCAGACCGCGACCGCGACCCTGCACACCAACCGCGGCGATATCAAGATCGCCCTGTTCGGAAACCACGCTCCGAAGACCGTGTCCAATTTCGTCGGACTCTCCCAGGGCACCAAGGAGTACAGCACGGAGAACGCGTCCGGCGGCTCGTCGGGACCGTTCTACGACGGCGCGGTGTTCCACCGCGTCATCGACGGTTTCATGATCCAGGGCGGCGACCCGACCGGGACGGGCCGCGGCGGGCCGGGATACCAGTTCGCCGACGAGTTCCACCCGGAACTGCAGTTCGACAAGCCCTATCTGCTGGCGATGGCCAACGCCGGGCCGGGCACCAACGGTTCGCAGTTCTTCATCACGGTGACGGAGACCCCGCACCTGAACCGGCGCCACACCATCTTCGGCGAGGTCGTCGATCCGGAGTCGCGCAAGGTCGTCGACGCGATCGCCACCACGGCCACCGACCGCAGCGACCGCCCCACGGACCCGGTCGTGATTGAGTCGGTGACGATCTCCTAG
- a CDS encoding PH domain-containing protein — translation MQQTQWGPSPGGIAAAGLLGILMAIAAVTLVTDPPGRLLIGVAAAGLVVFAIMSWRARPKLAITDRGLIYRGWFGSRELTKDDLTRVRITEFRRIGRKMRLLELDTTDGRLLVLSRWDLGTDPLHVLDALTAAGYAPGAGSGDV, via the coding sequence ATGCAGCAAACACAGTGGGGCCCTTCGCCGGGAGGCATCGCGGCGGCCGGTCTGTTGGGGATCCTCATGGCAATCGCCGCTGTGACCCTGGTCACAGACCCGCCGGGCCGGCTTCTGATCGGCGTTGCCGCCGCCGGGTTGGTGGTGTTTGCAATCATGTCGTGGCGCGCCCGCCCAAAACTGGCAATCACCGATCGGGGCCTGATCTACCGCGGCTGGTTCGGCTCGCGGGAACTGACCAAGGATGATCTCACCCGCGTCCGCATCACCGAGTTCCGGCGTATCGGCCGCAAGATGCGGCTGCTCGAGCTGGACACCACCGACGGACGGCTGCTCGTGCTGAGTCGGTGGGATCTCGGCACCGACCCGCTGCACGTACTCGACGCGCTGACCGCCGCCGGGTATGCGCCCGGCGCCGGTTCAGGCGACGTCTAG
- the crgA gene encoding cell division protein CrgA, with translation MPKSKVRKKNDFTINPVSRTPVKVKAGPSSTWFVVLFVSLMLIGLVWLIVFQLAGSGPDVPSFLQWMSDLNVWNYAIAFAFMITGLLLTMRWR, from the coding sequence ATGCCCAAGTCCAAGGTCCGTAAGAAGAACGACTTCACCATCAACCCGGTGAGCCGGACTCCGGTCAAGGTCAAGGCGGGGCCGTCCAGCACGTGGTTCGTGGTGCTGTTCGTGAGCCTGATGCTGATCGGGCTGGTGTGGTTGATCGTGTTCCAGCTGGCGGGCTCGGGTCCCGATGTGCCGAGCTTTCTGCAATGGATGTCCGACCTGAACGTCTGGAACTACGCCATTGCGTTTGCCTTCATGATCACCGGGCTTTTGCTCACGATGCGCTGGCGGTGA